In Synechococcus sp. KORDI-52, one genomic interval encodes:
- the glpK gene encoding glycerol kinase GlpK — MAEQPLLLALDQGTSSSRAALFSSSGDLVVSASAPLPISYPADGWVEQDPMTIWTSQRQALVQLDSKLSDTQRKAVVSCGITNQRETTVLWRRSNGLPCGPALVWQDGRTADICEAWKQQGLGQEWCRRTGLLLDPYFSASKIRWMLDHYADAQAAAASDDLCFGTVESWLLWHLTGGQRHGSDMSNASRTLLMDLEQQRWVDDFREPTGLPANALPELLPCRGEFGRIASDLPFAGLPIQAMLGDQQAATLGQLCLQPGEGKCTYGTGAFLVINTGDVIRHSDAGLLSTLGWTDAAGTPSFCLEGSLFNAGTVIQWLRDGLQIIDQAPQVNELARSVPDSGGVMLVPAFTGWGTPHWDPQARGVLVGLTRDSGRGHIARAALEGIAMSVATLVELAEQALGTSLGELAVDGGAAASDPLLQAQSDCTGLTVRRPASLESTARGVALFAGLQAGVISDLEQLATARKDGAELFHPQMDASQRHRWRTRWQDAVSRSLGWHG, encoded by the coding sequence ATGGCTGAGCAGCCTCTTCTTCTGGCCCTCGATCAGGGCACCAGCAGCTCCAGAGCCGCGCTGTTCAGCAGCTCAGGGGATCTGGTGGTCAGCGCCAGTGCACCGCTGCCGATTTCCTACCCCGCCGATGGTTGGGTGGAACAGGACCCGATGACGATCTGGACCAGCCAGCGGCAGGCCCTGGTGCAGCTCGATTCAAAGCTCAGCGACACACAGCGCAAGGCAGTGGTGAGCTGCGGCATCACCAACCAACGGGAAACCACCGTGCTCTGGCGCCGCAGCAATGGCCTCCCCTGTGGCCCGGCGCTCGTCTGGCAGGACGGTCGCACCGCCGACATCTGTGAGGCCTGGAAGCAGCAGGGACTGGGGCAGGAGTGGTGTCGGCGCACAGGCTTGCTGCTCGACCCCTACTTCAGTGCCAGCAAGATCCGCTGGATGCTTGATCACTACGCCGACGCCCAAGCCGCCGCAGCCAGCGATGACCTCTGTTTCGGAACAGTGGAGAGCTGGCTGCTCTGGCACCTGACCGGCGGGCAGCGCCACGGCAGTGACATGAGCAATGCCAGCCGAACGCTGCTGATGGACCTGGAGCAGCAGCGCTGGGTGGATGACTTCCGAGAGCCCACAGGGCTCCCCGCCAACGCTCTGCCCGAACTACTGCCTTGCCGCGGTGAGTTCGGGCGCATAGCTTCAGACCTTCCCTTTGCCGGCTTGCCGATCCAGGCGATGCTCGGCGACCAACAGGCCGCCACCCTGGGCCAGCTGTGCCTGCAGCCCGGAGAAGGCAAGTGCACCTACGGCACGGGCGCTTTTCTGGTGATCAACACCGGCGACGTCATCCGCCATTCGGATGCGGGGCTGCTCAGCACCCTGGGCTGGACCGATGCCGCCGGAACGCCCAGCTTCTGCCTTGAGGGAAGTCTGTTCAACGCCGGCACCGTGATTCAGTGGCTGCGGGATGGGCTGCAGATCATTGATCAGGCTCCCCAGGTGAACGAACTGGCGCGTTCGGTGCCGGATTCGGGAGGGGTGATGCTCGTGCCCGCATTCACCGGCTGGGGAACACCGCACTGGGATCCCCAGGCGCGCGGCGTTCTGGTGGGCCTCACCCGTGACAGCGGACGCGGTCATATCGCCCGCGCAGCGCTGGAGGGAATCGCCATGTCGGTGGCGACGTTGGTGGAGCTTGCCGAGCAGGCCCTCGGAACCAGCCTGGGTGAACTGGCGGTGGATGGCGGCGCTGCGGCCTCGGATCCTCTGCTGCAGGCACAGTCGGATTGCACCGGGCTGACGGTGCGGCGGCCCGCCAGCCTCGAGAGCACCGCCCGGGGGGTGGCGCTGTTCGCAGGCCTCCAGGCAGGAGTGATCAGCGACCTGGAGCAACTCGCGACCGCACGGAAGGACGGAGCGGAACTGTTCCACCCACAGATGGATGCATCCCAGCGCCACCGCTGGCGCACACGCTGGCAGGACGCCGTCTCCAGAAGCCTGGGGTGGCATGGCTGA
- a CDS encoding glycerol-3-phosphate dehydrogenase/oxidase has product MADHQMDLLVIGAGASGASVAYEATRRGLSVALLEAGDIGGGTSCRSTKLLHGGVRYLELAFKTLDLAQLRLVREALLERSHWLAQAPFLAQRLELALPTQQLWEQAYYRLGLGMYDALAGQRSIGHSRLLSKRQMRQALPLLKVCQGGVAYSDGQFDDARLNLLLALTAEQQGATLRTRCRVVELDTDGTGQLKAAISESATGQRERWCASAFVNATGIRADEIRQMAEADAPPRMLTSRGAHIVLEQNLCPEGLGLLVPSTADGRVLFMLPFHGRTLVGTTDEPCTKENATSPSPEEEAYLLNYVRGWFPQLKHPKVSSRWAGGRPLLKPADQDMDSSRVVREHEVETLACGLVSVMGGKWTTCRPMAADTLDAVERQLGRALPTPEPMPLRGAAESLQATLDGLQRQKHQLEALLPDTALRTAQVAHLQSTYGLDGLALIERAEPSRREPISPVIPLCGAELDHAIQREHARSSSDVLARRCRLAMVDLDDAERLRPQVEALLDQAGVAAGSTSPINHQLNP; this is encoded by the coding sequence ATGGCTGATCACCAGATGGACCTGCTGGTCATCGGCGCCGGTGCCAGCGGTGCCAGCGTGGCCTATGAGGCAACACGACGGGGACTGAGCGTGGCCCTGCTCGAGGCCGGAGACATCGGCGGTGGCACCAGTTGCCGCAGCACGAAGCTGCTCCATGGCGGGGTGCGCTACCTGGAGCTGGCCTTTAAAACTCTGGACCTTGCCCAGCTGAGGCTGGTGCGGGAAGCCCTGCTCGAAAGGAGCCACTGGTTGGCCCAGGCGCCGTTCCTAGCCCAACGACTCGAGCTGGCCCTGCCCACACAACAGCTCTGGGAACAGGCCTATTACCGACTGGGGCTGGGGATGTATGACGCCCTGGCCGGTCAGCGAAGCATCGGCCACAGCCGACTGCTGTCCAAGCGGCAGATGCGTCAGGCCCTGCCTCTTCTGAAGGTGTGTCAGGGCGGCGTGGCCTACAGCGACGGGCAATTTGACGATGCACGCCTCAACCTGCTGTTGGCCCTCACCGCCGAGCAACAGGGGGCAACCCTGCGCACCCGTTGCCGGGTGGTGGAGCTGGACACCGACGGCACGGGCCAACTCAAGGCCGCCATCAGTGAATCCGCCACGGGCCAACGGGAACGCTGGTGCGCCTCGGCGTTTGTGAATGCCACGGGCATCCGGGCGGATGAGATCCGCCAGATGGCGGAGGCTGATGCCCCTCCTCGGATGCTCACCAGCCGTGGGGCGCACATCGTGCTGGAGCAGAACCTCTGCCCGGAGGGCCTTGGGCTTCTGGTGCCGTCCACCGCGGATGGACGCGTGCTGTTCATGCTCCCCTTCCACGGCCGCACCCTGGTGGGGACCACGGATGAACCCTGCACCAAGGAGAACGCCACATCCCCCTCTCCCGAGGAGGAGGCCTACCTGCTCAACTACGTACGGGGCTGGTTTCCCCAGCTCAAGCACCCCAAGGTGAGCAGCCGATGGGCGGGGGGGCGCCCACTGCTGAAGCCCGCAGACCAGGACATGGACAGCAGCCGTGTGGTGCGGGAGCACGAGGTGGAAACCCTGGCCTGCGGTCTGGTGAGCGTGATGGGGGGCAAGTGGACCACCTGCCGGCCGATGGCCGCAGACACCCTGGACGCGGTGGAACGCCAGCTCGGCCGGGCGCTGCCTACCCCTGAACCGATGCCACTGCGCGGGGCAGCGGAGTCGTTGCAGGCAACCCTGGACGGCCTTCAACGCCAGAAACACCAACTCGAGGCCCTGCTCCCCGATACCGCTCTACGGACCGCGCAGGTCGCCCATCTCCAAAGCACCTATGGATTGGACGGCTTGGCCTTGATCGAACGTGCCGAGCCCAGCCGACGCGAGCCCATCAGCCCAGTGATTCCCCTCTGCGGCGCAGAGCTGGACCACGCCATTCAACGGGAACATGCGCGCAGCAGCAGCGATGTGCTGGCCCGCCGCTGCCGTCTGGCCATGGTGGACCTGGACGATGCCGAACGGCTCAGGCCCCAGGTGGAAGCCCTGCTGGATCAAGCCGGCGTAGCGGCAGGCTCCACTTCACCGATCAACCACCAGTTGAATCCGTAG
- a CDS encoding alpha-amylase family protein: MTPALPWWSGTVIYQLIVRSYSDGNGDGTGDFKGLAARLPYLRWLGINTLWLTPMYPSPLRDGGYDITDFTGIHPDLGDLASFHRFLTAAHSQGMRVILDLVLNHTSDLHPWFQRARWAPKGSPERDVYVWSDDPKRYAEAPVLFRHFEASNWEWDPVAEQYYLHRFLRHQPDLNYENPWVQDTMLEVVDFWLDRGVDGFRLDAVPFLFESEGTRCEGLPETHAFLKRLRERVDAHGRDVLLLGEAIQPVEEAAPYLADDELHGAFNFVLTAHLFAAIASGRTQQLGECLMQAEQAVHGPRWALPLRNHDELWLGDGHLISDEVIQTIRVGLPQGQGHWLNWGINRRLAPLLNGDPRSNRLLHGLLYSLPGMPCLYYGDELGMGDWPGLRDRDPNRTPMAWTPARNGGFSTAPDPLLVLPPITAPGYDYRVVNVEVQKQLPGSLLNWHRRMLTCRRLLPALRHGSFRLLHSPHPGVLVYLRCTEAMTVLVAANVTAAGASLSLDLSEWAGERTREVMWGCEFPPAAAEWFVNLPPYGFNWWLIGEVEPAATPA; the protein is encoded by the coding sequence ATGACCCCAGCGCTTCCGTGGTGGTCAGGGACGGTCATCTACCAGTTGATCGTTCGCAGTTATTCCGATGGGAACGGCGATGGCACCGGTGATTTCAAGGGGCTCGCAGCGCGGTTGCCTTATCTGCGCTGGCTGGGGATCAACACCCTCTGGTTGACCCCGATGTATCCCTCCCCCCTGCGGGACGGGGGCTACGACATCACTGATTTCACTGGCATCCATCCGGATCTGGGGGATCTCGCTTCCTTTCATCGGTTCCTCACGGCTGCCCACAGCCAGGGAATGCGGGTGATTTTGGACCTGGTGCTGAACCACACCAGTGACCTGCATCCCTGGTTCCAGCGGGCCCGCTGGGCTCCCAAGGGCAGTCCTGAACGGGATGTTTACGTCTGGAGCGACGACCCCAAGCGCTACGCCGAGGCACCCGTTCTGTTCCGACATTTCGAGGCTTCGAACTGGGAGTGGGATCCGGTTGCCGAGCAGTACTACCTGCACCGTTTCCTGCGTCATCAGCCTGATCTCAATTACGAGAACCCATGGGTGCAGGACACGATGCTGGAGGTGGTCGACTTCTGGTTGGATCGCGGCGTGGACGGGTTCCGTCTGGATGCGGTTCCGTTCTTGTTCGAGTCAGAGGGCACCCGCTGCGAGGGGTTGCCGGAGACCCACGCCTTCCTCAAGCGATTGCGGGAGCGGGTGGACGCCCATGGTCGTGATGTGCTCTTGCTGGGAGAGGCGATTCAGCCGGTGGAGGAGGCCGCTCCTTACCTGGCGGATGACGAATTGCATGGAGCGTTCAACTTCGTGCTCACCGCCCATCTGTTCGCGGCCATTGCCAGTGGCCGCACCCAACAGCTCGGGGAGTGCCTGATGCAGGCCGAGCAGGCGGTCCATGGTCCCCGCTGGGCCCTGCCCCTGCGTAATCACGATGAACTCTGGTTGGGGGATGGCCATCTCATCAGCGATGAGGTGATTCAGACCATCCGGGTGGGCCTGCCCCAGGGGCAGGGGCACTGGTTGAACTGGGGCATCAACCGACGTCTGGCCCCGCTTCTGAATGGCGATCCACGCTCCAACCGGTTGCTGCACGGTCTCCTTTACAGCCTTCCGGGGATGCCCTGCCTGTACTACGGCGATGAACTGGGCATGGGCGACTGGCCCGGTCTGCGGGACCGTGATCCAAATCGCACGCCGATGGCCTGGACGCCGGCCCGCAACGGTGGCTTCTCGACCGCTCCCGACCCGTTGTTGGTGCTGCCACCGATCACCGCTCCCGGCTACGACTACCGCGTGGTGAACGTGGAGGTGCAGAAGCAGCTGCCGGGGTCGCTGCTGAACTGGCACCGGCGCATGCTCACCTGTCGCCGGCTGCTGCCAGCCTTGCGGCATGGAAGCTTCCGCCTGCTCCACAGTCCCCACCCCGGAGTGTTGGTGTACCTCCGCTGCACCGAGGCGATGACGGTGCTGGTGGCCGCCAATGTCACTGCGGCAGGGGCGTCCCTCAGTCTGGATCTGTCGGAGTGGGCCGGTGAGCGCACCCGTGAGGTGATGTGGGGCTGTGAGTTCCCGCCCGCCGCAGCGGAGTGGTTCGTGAATCTTCCGCCCTACGGATTCAACTGGTGGTTGATCGGTGAAGTGGAGCCTGCCGCTACGCCGGCTTGA